Proteins from a single region of Deltaproteobacteria bacterium:
- a CDS encoding PIN domain nuclease, with protein sequence MILIDTSAWIEFLRNTGSPTCNRVDELLEEEIATCDAIRMEVLAGARDERHLHALRRLLALATVLPTEPARYDDAAVLYRACRREGETVRKLIDCLIAAVAIHAGIPVLHRDADFDVLVRHTELETAT encoded by the coding sequence CGTCCGCTTGGATCGAGTTCCTTCGCAACACGGGGTCCCCGACCTGCAACCGTGTCGATGAGCTACTCGAAGAAGAGATTGCCACTTGTGACGCGATAAGGATGGAGGTCCTCGCTGGAGCCCGCGACGAACGGCATCTTCACGCACTCCGGCGGCTGCTTGCGCTGGCGACGGTGTTGCCGACGGAGCCTGCCCGTTACGACGACGCCGCCGTCCTGTACCGCGCATGCCGGCGGGAAGGCGAGACCGTTCGCAAGTTGATCGACTGCCTCATCGCCGCCGTCGCCATCCACGCCGGCATACCCGTACTCCACAGGGATGCCGACTTTGACGTCCTCGTCCGCCACACGGAACTGGAAACAGCAACATGA